From the genome of Ignavibacteriota bacterium:
GTTCTCGATGTAGTCAAAGAAATCGCCCCCGACGATCTTTTCGGCAAGGGAGATACCGTGGATCTCATAGCCGGCGAAGCGCCGGCTGCGGTTGGGGAGGATGCTCTGCTGGATCTCCCGTGCTTTGTCGAGGTCCTTCCTGTATGCCGAACTCCGCCGCTCGTTGTGCTGACTGCTGACCATGGACGAGACCGTCATCCCGATGATGTCCAGCGTCGGCGCGATCTCATCCTTATTGAGGTTTGTGTTGAAGGAAAGCACGTACTGGTAGAGCGGCGTGCCATCCACCCGGACGATGTCGCCCACGCCGGTGGCGGAGTACTTCAGGATGCCCTGCTTGCGCAGATAGGAATCGGTTTCCTTCAACACGACCGTGCGCTGCCGCGGGAGGAGGGTGAAGAGAGCGTATTTGTCCGCCCGCAGCTTGTAGTGGTCCTTGATCTGCTGCACCGAGCCGACCTGCGCGATGAGCTCGTAGGAGAAGTCGGACGCGCTCAGGCGCCAGGCGCGGCCGCCGGTGATGTCAATGCCGGCATGCTCGACGATCTGGGTGATCACGTGGCGCAGGAGTTCGGTGGTGGAATCGAACTTCCGCGCGGAGAAACTGGCGATGGTCTTCCGGAGCTGACGCTGGTTCATGGGCATGGTGCAACCGTGCGGGAGTGTATCCGTATACTCTGGAGGAGGTGACCCATGGTGAAATTTCTTCTCTGGATCCTGTTATTCATCGTATGCTGGCCGCTGGCGCTGCTGGCCCTTATTCTGTATCCGATCGTCTGGCTGCTTACGCTGCCGTTCCGGCTCATCGGTATCACGGTGGACGCCATCTTCTCGTTCCTCAAAGCGCTACTGATGTTACCGTCCCGCGTGCTGGGCGGCAAGAATGCGAACTGATGGGACACATGCGAAGACCGCCACGCAAAGTCTCATCTTTCCATTATCCATTCCCCGGTATCCGTTCCCCATTGCTCATTTATATTTGTCGCCCTGTCCTTTTCCCTTCTTGAAGTCTTTCATGATCTTCTTCCACCGCTCCTTCTC
Proteins encoded in this window:
- a CDS encoding serine/threonine-protein phosphatase, which codes for MNQRQLRKTIASFSARKFDSTTELLRHVITQIVEHAGIDITGGRAWRLSASDFSYELIAQVGSVQQIKDHYKLRADKYALFTLLPRQRTVVLKETDSYLRKQGILKYSATGVGDIVRVDGTPLYQYVLSFNTNLNKDEIAPTLDIIGMTVSSMVSSQHNERRSSAYRKDLDKAREIQQSILPNRSRRFAGYEIHGISLAEKIVGGDFFDYIENEEGDRLAVAVGDAASKGMVAAVQALYVSGALRMGIGFQTKLTSLIQRVNQLVHRMFPAERFLSLFVAELTDDTKGICLYINCGHPRPIIYHESTHTVEMLDATGTIIGPFPDQKFRRESAVLGQGDVMVLYTDGLIEAMDARENQYTEKRLSQDVAALHMRPAQEIAHMIMDRVQTYGARGKNQDDKTLVVIKRL